In Desulfonatronovibrio magnus, a single window of DNA contains:
- a CDS encoding type II toxin-antitoxin system HicB family antitoxin, with protein MKYRAVIKQTDGWWIGWLVDLPGVNAQEKTREELMESLRIGAQEMLETNVPFEPGFIMEKLDVPEPEWA; from the coding sequence ATGAAATACCGTGCTGTAATTAAGCAAACAGATGGATGGTGGATTGGATGGCTTGTTGACCTCCCAGGAGTCAACGCCCAGGAAAAAACCCGTGAGGAGCTTATGGAATCTTTGCGCATTGGAGCTCAAGAAATGCTTGAGACAAATGTTCCATTTGAACCGGGCTTTATCATGGAAAAGCTGGATGTCCCTGAGCCGGAGTGGGCATGA
- a CDS encoding AAA family ATPase, which yields MQKGKLTIENVAQLKRAEVSFGDLTVLVGPQASGKSILLHLFKLAMDAGHINSMLKKNGMHWNGQLSKYFSLYMGEGMESAWSSQSKMSYRGREVDMEAKMRAKKSKEASFFIPAQRVLTLRNGWPRPFTDYDSGDPYVVRHFSEMIRHLMEAGLGSGESAIFPQPGRLKKDLRQALSSGIFSGSELRLDTHGLQKRIILQVEKNALPYMVWSAGQREFIPLLLGLYWLLPPSKVSKHKDINWVIVEEPEAGLHPQAVSAVLLGVMELLDRGYKVILSTHSSHILDFVWGWKMLQSFSGDPNLLLEMLDAPKTQALNELAKRIKSSTARVYYFERHDQSIHTRDISNLDPGAEDIQEWGWGGLAEFSGRVNDVVSRMIQEQET from the coding sequence ATGCAGAAAGGTAAGCTAACAATAGAAAATGTTGCCCAGCTAAAAAGGGCTGAAGTCTCTTTCGGTGATCTAACCGTGCTGGTGGGTCCGCAGGCTTCAGGCAAAAGCATCCTTCTGCATCTTTTCAAGCTGGCCATGGATGCCGGCCATATCAATTCCATGCTTAAAAAAAACGGCATGCATTGGAACGGGCAACTTAGCAAGTATTTTTCCCTGTATATGGGCGAAGGAATGGAGTCTGCCTGGTCCAGCCAAAGTAAAATGAGCTACCGGGGCCGGGAAGTAGATATGGAGGCCAAGATGCGGGCCAAGAAAAGCAAGGAGGCCTCTTTCTTCATTCCGGCCCAGAGGGTGCTGACCCTGCGAAATGGCTGGCCCCGTCCTTTTACCGATTATGACAGTGGAGACCCTTATGTAGTCCGTCATTTCAGCGAAATGATCAGACACCTGATGGAAGCCGGTCTGGGCAGCGGGGAAAGCGCTATTTTTCCCCAGCCTGGCCGATTGAAAAAAGATCTGCGCCAGGCCTTGTCCAGTGGGATTTTTTCCGGCAGCGAGCTTCGGCTGGATACACATGGCCTCCAGAAACGGATTATCTTACAAGTAGAAAAAAATGCCCTGCCCTATATGGTCTGGTCCGCTGGACAAAGGGAATTTATCCCCCTCCTGTTAGGTCTTTACTGGCTTTTGCCGCCCTCCAAAGTGAGCAAGCACAAGGATATTAACTGGGTAATTGTGGAAGAGCCGGAGGCCGGGCTGCATCCACAGGCGGTCTCGGCAGTTCTTTTGGGGGTTATGGAGCTTTTGGATCGGGGATATAAAGTTATTTTGTCCACCCACTCATCCCATATTCTGGATTTTGTCTGGGGCTGGAAAATGCTGCAGTCCTTCTCCGGAGATCCGAATCTGCTTTTAGAAATGCTGGACGCACCCAAAACGCAGGCTTTAAACGAATTAGCCAAGCGGATCAAATCTTCCACAGCCAGGGTTTACTACTTTGAGCGCCATGACCAGAGTATCCATACGCGGGATATATCTAATCTGGACCCCGGAGCCGAGGACATCCAGGAATGGGGTTGGGGAGGCCTGGCTGAGTTTAGCGGCCGGGTAAACGATGTAGTTAGCAGAATGATCCAGGAGCAGGAAACATGA
- a CDS encoding ORF6N domain-containing protein, giving the protein MDLTENKHNLTEVVLAKRILIIRSHKVMMDSDLAEIYSVTTKRFNEQVKRNKGRFPQDFMFQLTREEKAWVVANCDHLSNLKYSPHLPYVFTEHGAIMAASVLNSPKAVEMSVFVVRAFVRMREILATHKQLAEKLVELEEKISDHDQAIGGLIEAMRELMSSGIHTQKTIGFTADIYEKDK; this is encoded by the coding sequence ATGGATTTGACTGAAAACAAGCATAACCTTACAGAGGTGGTCTTAGCCAAAAGGATACTCATTATTCGAAGCCATAAGGTAATGATGGATTCTGATCTGGCTGAAATCTACTCTGTTACGACCAAACGCTTCAATGAGCAGGTCAAAAGGAACAAGGGCAGATTTCCCCAAGACTTCATGTTCCAGTTGACCAGAGAAGAAAAGGCCTGGGTGGTCGCAAATTGCGACCACCTGTCAAATCTTAAGTACTCCCCTCATCTGCCTTACGTGTTCACGGAGCATGGGGCGATAATGGCCGCCTCAGTTTTGAACTCTCCAAAAGCTGTAGAGATGAGTGTTTTTGTTGTCAGGGCATTTGTTCGCATGCGGGAAATATTGGCCACGCACAAGCAGCTGGCTGAAAAACTTGTGGAGCTGGAAGAAAAGATCTCGGATCATGACCAGGCCATAGGCGGTTTAATTGAGGCAATGCGCGAGTTGATGTCTTCAGGCATCCACACGCAAAAAACCATTGGCTTCACGGCTGATATTTACGAGAAAGATAAATAA